The following nucleotide sequence is from Glycine max cultivar Williams 82 chromosome 9, Glycine_max_v4.0, whole genome shotgun sequence.
ctagtaatcgattaccagaggatgtaatcaaataccagtggccaaaaatgatttacaacagctactaaatatttgaattcaaattttagactgtgtaatcgattacacaatattggtaatcgattaccagcagttaataaacgttttaattcaaatattaaaacctgtaatcgattacacaaatcctgtaatcgattaccagaggagattttcaggaaataacttccaagagttacatctattcaaatggtttatgaatggccatcaaaggtctatttatatgtgacttggaaacacgaattgtAAGAGAGTTTTGATTgctcaaaaagttttatcctctcaaaagattaagagagtttttctgaattaaaatgtcttatcctcttgaagattccttggtcaaacacttgcatatgcaataaggaattgtgattgatcttcattgtacaatctatctctttcaagagagatttcttcttctcttcttcttacttctgaaaagggattaagagaccgatggtctcttgttgtaaaggaattctgaatacaaaggaaggattgtccttgtgtgttcagaacttgtaaaaggattttacaagagagtggaaaatctcaagtgggttgcttgaggactggacgtaggcacgggaagtggccgaaccagtataaatcaagtttgcatttctctcttcccttaaacttcttttatttattactatttatCTTTGGTttgaaagaaatttattttgaatattcttTTGCCACTTTCTTTGGGAagcttcaagaacatgaaattgAACTTATGAAACTCAAccaacatgaagagaatgaaaaaaagaagaaaggaatttCATTCAAAACCTCATCTTCTATTCATGAAGAAAGTGGCAAAGAAGacttgaatgaaaaaaataatttagaagaagatgatgatttcagtctctttgtaaaaggattaaataattttctgagGAACAAAGGAAATCGAATGAGATTGAACCTCAATCCAAAGAAGAAGGGAGAAGATTCCTCCTCAGTtccaaaatgctatgaatgcgATCAACCTAGGCACCTGAGAGTTGATTGTCCTATCTTtagaagaaaaatggaaaaatctgacaagaaaactttcaaagataagaaaggaaagaaagaatataTCACTTGGAAAGATAATGACAAAGATTCATCAACTGATTCAGTAAATGAAATTGTAAATCTAAGCTTCATGGccaaagactatgaaagcgaagaagaggtaacatcttcttaCTAtgatttatctatttcttttgatgatcttcaagatgcattcaatgatttgcataaagaatttattaaacttgccaaattagtttcattttctaagaaaatcatctaaaatttagaaaaggaaattttgaaattaaataaagaattagaaaatcttaGATCTGaagttaaaacattaaaatcaatAGATAAAAACCAACCTTCTACAAAATGCTTAATACTAGAAAACAATGAAGCATCTTATTCATGTAAATGttgtaataaatttaaagaagaaattgTAGATTTAAAAAATGCTCTTGCAAAATTTACTCTTGGTAAAAATAActtagatattatattaggaaGACAAAGATGTGTCTTTGACAAGACTGATTTAGGGTATAatcctgaaaaacaacaaaggcgtacaaaaatttatttgccTCTACTCAAATGACTAGTTCTCCCTGCTTAACATGCTTTTACTGTGGTAAGAAAGGTCATAGTGCCTCAACATGTTATATTAGGAAGAATAATAATTACATTGGAAAAATGGTATGGATTCCAAAAGGATCATTAGTCAAAACTAACattcaaggacccaagaaaatttgggtacctaaataaaaaatatggttATATGATTGAAGCACTCCTTGAAGCAAAGTTGGTACATTAATAGTGGTTGCTCCAAAAACATGATGGGAGATGCAGCAAAGTTtactcatatttctcccaaaaatagtggacatgtgacctatggagacaacaacaaaggtaaaattcttagagttggaaaaataggtacgaatccCTCTAGCTCCatagaaaatgttttacttgttgatggtcgtaggcatagtttattaagtgttagttAACTATGTGATAAAGGCTTTTGTGTGTTATTTGATTCTCATTACTGCTTTATTGAAAGTaaacatgacaaaaaatataaaatatgtagcACCTAGGACTAATaatgtatacatgataaatCTAGATAAAATCCCAAATCATGCTCAATGCTTTCTAAGTAAAGAGGATGAATCATGGTTGTGGCATAGGAGAATTGCTCATATAAAtatggaacacttaaataaattaatttcaaaagatttagtaattGGCTTgccaaaactcaaatttgaaaagGATAGAttgtgtgatgcatgtcaaaagggaaaacaagtaagggtttctttcaaatcaaagaatgttgtttcaaccactcgacccTTACACCTTTTGCACATGGATCTCTTTGGTCCTTCTAGAACTATGAGCTTTGGTGAAAATTATTATGCTCTTGTCATAgtagatgattattctagatttaCATGGAGTCTATTTCTTGCTCACAAAAGAGATGCAtttcatgcttttaagaaacttgccaaaatcattcaaaataagaaaaatcttaacattgcatccattagaagtgatcatggaggggAATTTGAGAATAAAgactttgaattattttgtgatgaatatgGAATAGAACTAATTTTTCTgtacctagaacccctcaacaaaatggagtagttgaaaggaaaaatagatcattAGAAGAATTAGCAAGAACCATGCTTAATGATACAAATCTTCTTAAATACTTTTGGGTCGAGGCTGTTAATACTACATGTTATAAAATGAATAAAGCATTAATtaaacctattttaaagaaaacaccaTATGAACTATATAAGGAGAGAAAACCAAATATTTCCCATCTTCatatttttggatgtaaatgctTTATGTTAAATAATGGAAAAGACAACTTGGGCAAGTTTGATGCAAAGTCGGATGAAGGTATAtttcttgattattctttgaaTAGTAAAGcttttagaatatataataaaagaactatgactaTTTAAGAATCAATTCATGTCACTTTTGATGAGACTAATTCTATTAGGCCAAGAAAGGATATACTTGATGATATTACAGATACATTAGAAGATACGCATATTCATGAAGAAGTCCACAAAGATAAAGAAGATGGAAATAGTAGAGATTCTCAAtccaaagaaaatcaaataaatgtgGATCTTCCAAGGGAGTGGAGAACTTCAAGGTATCACCCTCTTGATAATATCATAGGTGACATCTCAAAAGGGGCAACAACTCGATGTTCTCTTAAAGATGCATGCAACAACATGGATTTTGTCTCtttaattgaacctaaaaacataaatgaagccATAATCGAAGAACATTGGATTATTGTTATGTGTTCGCTGGACTCGCCCAACTGTGATATTAATCAGCAAGTGTACTAAGTCGtgcaagtaatataaaatggtaagaaccgagtatcgaatcacagggagtttgtttcattcagaaaaGAGTTCGTTCAATAAGCAGACATTTGTATGGaaccaaaaaatataacaaaagataatttatgtaattctaAAAATAACTACAAAATTTGCTATCTAATCGTGAGAGATAAACAGATGATTAAAACGTTGGGTCCTTCTGCTGAACAACTTGATGTAATTatgtgtttttctctatttaaggttGTTTCTGTGTTCATGCCGAGAGCAAATACCCCAAACACTGATTCCTCGCGTGAATGGACTAATTCTATTTAAACTTTGTTCTAGGATTCCTCGTCAAACTTAGCCTAAACGAATTGCATTAAGATTACcgcatattaaaaactaaatcccTACACTCCATGTCTAGACATATAGTTCTCTAGCCtgctctatccagttctaaggatttaaaacattttccaatgccaAAAATCCAaactttacacacaaatgggtgattaaGCCACAAACATGCAAGAATTAATTGCAGATAGAagtaatgaacacataaaaataactttaaaatagatAGTGaaaagttttacatcaaaactcagcagaaatccccaacaagagacttagccttccattgcaAGTTATCACCTTTCGGCAACAAGATGAGGTTTTTGAAGTAAAATTAAGATTACActgtggtgaggatgtctcctccacctctagaaacctaaAAATCACTCCTAAACCTAGAATCCTCTTGAAAGTTGAGATTTCCTTCCAGATTCTCTCAACCCGCTAAGCGAGCTGAGTGCCTCGCTTAGTAGATGTTACTTGTTAAGCACATATGCcttgcttagcgagacaccagctgctttaactttcttattcttttttttacttgaaactgaagttgaaccacattaattcacaaaatatgGAATATCTACTGAGGAAAAATTAAACTAGtcatgaaaatatgtacaaacctacaaaaagaaccataaattttataaaaattttcaatacaaaagttagtcgtaaatgacgactaacactatgcaagaagaattaaatcaatttgaaagaaatcaaGTATGTGAATTAGTTGATAGACCTAATGAACATCCAATTATTGGAACTAAATtgatatttagaaataaattggatgaacatggaatagtcattagaaataaggctagattagtggctaaaggatataaccaagagGAAGGAATGGATTATGAAGAAACTTATGCTCCTATAGCTAGACTAGAAGCTATTAGAATGTTACTTGCCTTTGCATCAATACTGGATttcaaactttatcaaatggacgTTAAAAGTGAATTTTTGAATGGatttattcaagaaaaagtGTATGTTGATCAACCTCATGGATTTGAAAATTCAGATTTGctcaatcatgtttttaaattgaagAAGGCtgtatatggtttaaaacaagcccctaAGGCTTGGTATGAGCGATTGagcaaatttcttttagaaaagggcTTTACAAGAGAAAAGGTTGATACCAcacttttccttaaaaaaaaaaatgcatgatatTCTCCTAGttcaaatatatatagatgatataatctttggagcTACTAATGATTCCTTGTGCAAAAAATTCTCTaatgatatgcaaagtgaatttgaaatgtccatgatgggtgagttgaATTTCTTACTTGgactacaaataaaacaaaccaaaaatgGATTCTTTATTAGTCaagcaaaatatttcaaagaattgcttaaatttttaattctttttataaaaaaacacattctaagacagttatctaaaaaaccgtcttagaattgtcaatatatatatatatatatatatatatatatatatatatatatatatatatatatatatatatatatatatatatattttaaaaaaacattctaagGTGGTTCTTTGctaaaaatcgtctttgaatgcTATCATTCTAAAACGGTTCTTATAAAGGGTTCTTTTGCTAATAATCATCTTAGAAGGACATgtttttctaagatggttttttatGAAACCGTCGTAAAAAGTTGAGACTTTCTATGACGTTGCTTATGACAACGGTTAATAATCGACGTCGAATGTGTAAATTAACCAACATAGAAAACGTTTTTTCCAGTAGTATTTCTTAAATGGTAGGAGTTTAAACTCCTCAATTGTGTTGGCATGAAAACCATTCTTTGACCATGGTTTAAATCATGATCAATTATTCATATAATCATTGAATTGTACCTTGCATTTGTAAAATTTAAGGTAAAGTGATGGTTGTAGCTTTGCAAAACATAGGCAAGTAGTTATGACAGGCATGAGTGTTGTTACATCACTTGGTCATGATCCAGATGTCTTCTATAGTAATTTACTTGAGGGTGTTAGTGGGATAATCAAGATTGATACTTTTGACTGTGAAGAATTTTCAATggtacataatattttatttcaaatcgCATTCTCCGTTGTTGTGTGGTGTAGTTTTTGTTCTCAATAATTTATGTTTGCAGAGAATAGGTGGTGAGATCAAGTCCTTTTCAACTGATAGTTGGGTAGCACGAAAACTTTCAAAAAGGATGGATAAATATATGTTGTATTTGCTAACAGTAGGGAAAAAGGCCTTGGCGGATGGTGGAATTACTCATGACAAAATGGATgagttaaataaagaaaaatgtggGATTTTGATTGGTTCAGTTGGGTGGCATACAGGTAAATCATTTACACAAATATAAtggaatttgtttttgttgtttgaattgGTAATATGAgaataatgaaatgaaaatgtgCATGTGACACCTATTATGTCTTATTCAATTATTTACCTTCGTTCATCTTTCTCCCCAATTTGGAAAAAATGAGatgaattgaaattttgttttattacatCGCAAAGCATccaagtaaatgaaataaaagttttattttagacttaaataattcctataaaatagttttttttttataattttagtcctaaaaaaaattattttgattttagtccttttaaaaaaattggttttagaCTTTTAGTTACTATTGTCAAGTAACAAAGCTAAATGAAGAGTAACAATGATATTTATATCTTCCTGACTTGTCACGTCATCAAAAAACCTAACAACAccattatatgtaatttttactTTGTGAGCtgcatttcaaaatttttaCTTGTTCAAAATAGTTAATGACATTAGACTAATTGATGAGGAAGTTAAAACTgcagtatataaaaaaattacatgtgacTACTCAGTTAGACTCTTTGATAATGTGACAAGTTAATGAAATGTCAATGTAATTAGCTAACATTTGTTGCTTATAAacaataaggactaaaaaaataatctttaaaggactaaaataaaataaaaattcttttttatagtgaccaaaagattatttaagcctttattttattatgttccattttatttcaatttatttgatCATATCCCTTTCTACCAATCCAAATATAGTTAGGCTATCACTATATTCTACAAAATACTTACTATCTTATTTGTGTTGAACATATATTTTATGATGCTTTTCGAGTCTCATATAAGAGGATTAATCCTTTTACTATACCCCTTGCAACAACAAATATGAGTTCGGCCATACTCGCAGTGGATCTGGTTTGTGTATAAAATTTAGCACATATTATTGACACCATGTTAGACTAAAATCTCTAACATGTGatgttaaaaactataaaatgaaaCACAGGTCATTAATAAATgcggaaaaacaaaaattaaaatatacctCTAGCCATTACCATGAAAGAGCtgtcttgttttggttcttccaagctcttACTTTCTCTCTGTAGATGGTGTATCAGACGAAAATTGAAAGTTGTGAGCTCATTACCACCAATTAGTTGGCATTACCACTCATTAATAGTCATTACCACCCATTAGTAGACATTCAACATTTGGCTTTTCAACTCCAAAACTGATGGAGTACTTGATTTTTCAAGACATACAGACcaaattattacatttatatAGGTGccttgaattttaatttgtctATAGCTTCTAacgaattatttatttatcatataaaagcTTTAGGGGTGGATGGGCCCTAATTATTCAATCTTTATAGCACGTGCCACTAGCAATTTTTGTATATTGAATGCTGCAAACCATATCATTAGAGGTGAAGCTGTAAGtatttttcttcaacatttGCTTTAGATAGTAGATTTCTCATATTTTACCaaccttttatttcttaaaacaagtttagaataattatataattattttatgagttAAATGGTTATGCaccaataatgtaaaataattatataattttacattatcattcaatcacaaatcattGTTTATATACTCTCACGGAGAAATAGTAATCCTTCTAAAGCTTCACGCCCTTGGGATATTGTACTACTATAACAATCCtattgttttcttatttatttttcccattattattattattattattattattattattattattattaacaaaatataaatctaTATTGCcattaaaagttgaaataatGTCTTCTACAATTAAGGGAACTTATTGTATTAAATTAGTAAAGTGCAAGATTTTCAAGATTCTCATCAACCCAAAATTGTATCTTATAAAAGATTTGACAATAATTACTTTGAAGTGTCAAAAGTTCACATTATGTACATGAAGTCCAAATATTTTACTACTTGAAGTCTCAAATATATTTCATGACATTGAATTAAACTTGTATGACACATGTGACACACACTATTACAAAAAGTTGTTTTAACATCGgcttattaacatcgattttgtataaaaccgatgttaagttaaacgcggtggcatatttgtaaataaagtatcattcttaacatcggttttccaaaaaaccgatgttaacgtataatatgttaacatcggttttccaaaaaaccgatgttaatgcatacatgttaacatcggtttttcaaaaaccgatgttaacgtgtaatatgttaacatcggttttccaaaaaaccgatgttaatgcatacatggtaacatcggttttcctaGAAACCGATGGTAAAGATcactagttaacatcggtttttcaaaaaccgatgttaacgtatgatatgttaacatcggttttccaaaaaaccgatgttaatataaacttttttttaatttttatatatttttaaaaaatcatatattgcgttattaattatatggtaattaaaaaaatataataattaagaaacaattataaattcaaaaggtataacatttaaaaattaaactagattTTTAGAATGAATTtcgtaaatttaattttattattatttaatcaacaGAATTTGATCAGACTTCgccatattttttgttatttgattaAGCNNNNNNNNNNNNNNNNNNNNNNNNNNNNNNNNNNNNNNNNNNNNNNNNNNNNNNNNNNNNNNNNNNNNNNNNNNNNNNNNNNNNNNNNNNNNNNNNNNNNNNNNNNNNNNNNNNNNNNNNNNNNNNNNNNNNNNNNNNNNNNNNNNNNNNNNNNtaatatttaataataaattattatgtacaatttttttttcatgttagtatcctaaaaattgtagtaataataaattttaactaatgaatgatataaaaaaattatatggtttCTTTATAGAAATCAAAATCTTGCGTAACTTTTCTTTGTCAAAGATCGATCTACTGCAAATGTCcaaatgtagtgtatgactactATCCAAGTAAGTGTAGGGTcggattgattaattttttttattcgtaaaaattaaacataaaaatatataataactattcaaccaagaaaagacaaaaaaaaataattgtttagtCAGATCTCTTTgaccaataaaataatttatttcaatggacatatttcagaataaatataaaatcattgttatttataaaaaaaattctaaaaattaatttaagatatgaTTCTTGCATAATATTAAATACATGCCGTTAAAAAGAtacatatttttagaaaaaaatgttaaagaacATAAAATACCACGTCAattggttaaaaattaaaaaaaaataaaatcagttaaCAGTTTCACTGCAATCGTGGATTTCACATTAGGAGATGCTAAACCGAAAATACACTTAAAAACAACTGATTGAtaagtatttataataaaattaaataaaaattatactggTAGTagtattcaataaaattaaataaaaattatactgataagtatttataatctcttgtgatttatataataatttttttaaaattttttaattaatattctatGAGCACCAATTCAATGTCAGCCTAACATAAAATGAAGCTTAAAACGTAAATTGAGAAAGGATTTTCTACTTTAAAGAAAATAGTGATTTGTGGGATCTTTTAGTTAAGGTATGTgactttttttacaaaactgatatcaaataaaaaattatataagtttttctaaaaatggtaataaaaaattaaaaactataaaatttaaaaggataaaGTGATTGCTCATTAAAGAATTTGGTCTAGACAGCAGAATGACGTGATTGCTcattaaagaatttgaaaacagaaaTATCATTCCTTCCccttagaatttttaatttatcattaaaaaataaataaagatagaCTCTTggaataaagtaattttttcagataaaaaatttactaatgACTTTACAAGAATTTAACCAACTACTAGTAGGAAATTCTGAAACCGATTTTTTAATCACTGTTTTACCAGTTTTTCATATTTACtgaaatataacaaatataataattttcttaaattccAATAAAGTATACCAGATATAAAATTTCTCtgcagtattattttttttcttctgaaaaacAAAGCCAGGTTAAAGAATGATACTAGTAGGAAATTACTAATCACTGTTTTAccagttttttatatttactcaaatataaaaaatataataattttttaaaattcaaatagagtataaaaaatagttgaacACACTAGCTACTTGTGAGGATTTAGTTTAGCAACTTCAAAATCAGTCATACATTATCCGAAATTGTAAAAGGGCTTTTTTTGGATGTTTTAGTTTTCTTGTAAACTTTGATTCTCTTCCATGGAATGTGTGTTAAGATGTTGTTGTTGGAGTTTACGCGAGTGTTAGGGATAGAGCTATTAGAATGAGAAGTATGTTCAGATTTTCAaggattaatttaaaaagagattagtaaaaaaaaatatactcaaaattttaaagatgGTTCTAGAGTACTGCTAACAAAATGAGACTTCTATTCACGATTTCAAAGACGAATAAACATTGTTGAATTTATATGCTCATTTCTGATGAATGTGGTATGAAGCCATTGTTGTTTTAATTCCTTAATACTAACTTTATTCATTTAGCAAAGGAAAAGTATGAGCATATACCGATGTTGGGTTGTAGGTGGAAATTAGAGAAAGATTGAGAGAAAATCTTTTCGGTTTCTCCATATGTATTCACATTTAA
It contains:
- the LOC112997810 gene encoding 3-oxoacyl-[acyl-carrier-protein] synthase II, chloroplastic-like; this translates as MDYEETYAPIARLEAIRMLLAFASILDFKLYQMDVKSEFLNGFIQEKVYVDQPHGFENSDLLNHVFKLKKAVYGLKQAPKACFAKHRQVVMTGMSVVTSLGHDPDVFYSNLLEGVSGIIKIDTFDCEEFSMRIGGEIKSFSTDSWVARKLSKRMDKYMLYLLTVGKKALADGGITHDKMDELNKEKCGILIGSVGWHIFYDAFRVSYKRINPFTIPLATTNMSSAILAVDLGWMGPNYSIFIARATSNFCILNAANHIIRGEAVSIFLQHLL